In one Oncorhynchus kisutch isolate 150728-3 unplaced genomic scaffold, Okis_V2 Okis04b-Okis11a_hom, whole genome shotgun sequence genomic region, the following are encoded:
- the LOC109876046 gene encoding actin-related protein 2-A-like isoform X1 has translation MDSQGRKVVVCDNGTGFVKCGYAGSNFPEHIFPALVGRPIIRSTAKVGNIEIKNIEKMDLMVGDEASELRSMLEVNYPMENGIVRNWDDMKHLWDYTFGPEKLNIDSRNCKILLTEPPMNPTKNREKIIEVMFETYQFSGVYIAIQAVLTLYAQGLLTGVVVDSGDGVTHICPVYEGFSLPHLTRRLDIAGRDITRYLIKLLLLRGYAFNHSADFETVRMMKEKLCYVGYNIEQEQKLALETTVLVESYQLPDGRVIKVGGERFEAPEALFQPHLINVEGVGVAELLFNTIHAADIDTRSEFYKHIVLSGGSTMYPGLPSRLERELKQLYLERVLKGDVDKLSKFKIRIEDPPRRKHMVFLGGAVLADIMKDKDNFWLTREEYQEKGVRVLEKLGVTVR, from the exons ATGGATAGCCAGGGAAGGAAAGTGGTGGTTTGTGACAATGGAACCGGG tttgtGAAGTGTGGCTATGCAGGCTCCAACTTCCCCGAGCACATCTTCCCTGCCTTGGTGGGCAGGCCAATCATTCGCTCCACAGCCAAAGTGGGCAACATTGAGATTAAG AATATTGAGAAGATG GACCTGATGGTGGGCGACGAGGCCAGCGAGCTGCGCTCCATGCTAGAGGTCAACTACCCCATGGAGAACGGCATCGTCAGGAACTGGGACGACATGAAGCACCTGTGGGACTACACCTTCGGGCCTGAGAAGCTCAACATCGACTCCAGGAACTGCAAGATCCTGCTCACCGAGCCGCCCATGAACCCCACCAAGAACCGAGAGAAGATCATTGAG GTGATGTTTGAGACGTATCAGTTCTCAGGGGTCTACATTGCTATCCAGGCTGTGCTGACGCTCTACGCCCAAG GCCTGCTGACAGGTGTTGTGGTGGACTCTGGGGACGGTGTGACACACATCTGTCCGGTGTACGAGGGCTTCAGCTTGCCCCATCTGACACGACGCCTGGACATCGCTGGGAGGGACATAACCCGCTACCTCATTAAG CTGTTGTTGCTGAGAGGCTATGCGTTCAACCACTCGGCGGACTTTGAGACGGTGCGTATGATGAAGGAGAAGCTGTGCTACGTGGGTTACAACATCGAACAGGAGCAGAAACTGGCTCTGGAGACCACCGTGCTGGTCGAGTCCTACCAG ctcccAGACGGCAGGGTGATCAAGGTGGGAGGGGAGCGTTTCGAGGCTCCAGAGGCTTTGTTCCAGCCCCATCTCATCAACGTAGAGGGAGTCGGGGTGGCAGAGCTGCTCTTCAACACTATCCATGCAGCAGACATCGACACcag gtCTGAGTTCTATAAACACATAGTGTTGTCAGGTGGATCCACCATGTATCCAGGTCTTCCATCTCGACTAGAGAGGGAGCTCAAACAGCTCTACCTGGAACGCGTGCTGAAAGGCGACGTGGACAAACTCTCG AAATTTAAGATCCGCATCGAGGACCCGCCGCGGCGTAAGCACATGGTGTTCCTGGGCGGGGCCGTGCTGGCGGACATCATGAAGGACAAAGATAACTTCTGGCTGACCAGGGAGGAGTACCAGGAGAAAGGTGTCAGGGTGCTGGAGAAACTGGGAGTCACTGTCAGATAA
- the LOC109877640 gene encoding poly(A) polymerase gamma isoform X1, which yields MKEMSANSNSMHGGQQPQKHYGITSSISMAFPREVDHQYTHKLSEAMKPFGVFEDEDELNHRLAVLGKLNTFVKEWIAEISETKNLPPSAITNVGGKIFTFGSYRLGVHTKGADIDALCVSPRHVERTDFFDSFFAKLKLHEEIKDLRAVEDAFVPVIKFKFDGIEIDLLFARLALQSIPDNLDLRGDSHLRNLDIRCIRSLNGCRVTDEILYLVPNKENFRLTLRAIKLWAKRRGIYSNMLGFLGGVSWAMLVARTCQLYPNAVAATLVHKFFLVFSKWEWPNPVLLKQPEDSNLNLPVWDPRVNPSDRYHLMPIITPAYPQQNSTYNVSSSTRTIMSEEFKYGLSVTDDILQGKTDWSKLFQPPNFFLKYKHYIVLTASASTEENQLEWIGLVESKIRVLVGNLERNEYITLAHVNPTSFPGNKESCSENEFVSMWFIGIIFKKVENAESVNIDLTYDIQSFTDTVYRQANNINMLKDGMKIEATHVKKKQLHQYLPVELVQRKKRSIVELNRNSNGGSSKRSSLDGSQLDSSRDTDSGTPFSSPTSVCKPSRPAASDTDDSLTPPKLPASLFVENSSSVPDVSPPRADQEKGLSIPVIGSKSKPSAPTGPVGSTIPTVVGRSVVSLSTTEQNQNGSKRLHSPTLEDQSKRLKDSAEPLADVLTFKEPFPPSGDGREQGDGVQVVSPSAGSTIPTVVGRSVVPCLGSSRDTSSPTEQNQNGATAAAKRPHSPTQDGPPKRIRDPADLLVSGDDSDFKEPFPLSSDGQEQGDGVNVESLGGVKAMPIPTIDTSRTQRLPSMELPDVTSPLPSSNHQRVVKNSIRLALNRHR from the exons ATGAAAGAAATGTCAGC GAACAGTAACAGTATGCATGGCGGGCAGCAGCCTCAGAAACACTATGGCATTACCTCATCCATTAGCATGGCCTTCCCCAGGGAGGTGGACCATCAGTACACACACAAGCTCAGCGAGGCCATGAAACCCTTTGGGGTGTTTGAGGATGAGGACGAACTCAACCACAG ACTCGCAGTTCTTGGGAAGTTGAATACATTTGTCAAGGAATGGATTGCCGAGATCAGTGAAACGAAG AACCTCCCACCATCGGCGATAACCAATGTGGGGGGAAAGATCTTCACCTTTGGGTCTTACCGGCTTGGAGTTCACACTAAAG GGGCGGATATTGATGCCTTGTGTGTATCGCCGAGACATGTGGAGAGGACAGACTTCTTCGACTCATTCTTTGCAAAGCTCAAACTGCACGAAGAGATTAAAGACCTACGG GCGGTGGAGGATGCCTTTGTACCTGTGATCAAATTCAAGTTCGACGGCATCGAG ATTGACCTGCTGTTTGCGCGTCTGGCTCTGCAGTCCATCCCAGATAACCTGGATCTGAGAGGAGACTCCCACCTGAGGAACCTGGACATCCGCTGCATCCGCAGCCTCAATG gctgCAGAGTGACAGATGAGATCCTGTACTTGGTACCAAACAAGGAGAACTTCAGACTAACCCTGAGGGCTATCAAGCTGTGGGCCAAAC GCCGTGGGATCTACTCCAACATGTTGGGCTTCCTGGGTGGAGTCTCCTGGGCCATGCTGGTAGCCAGGACCTGCCAGCTCTACCCCAACGCTGTGGCCGCCACTCTCGTACACAAGTTCTTCCTCGTCTTCTCCAAATG GGAATGGCCAAATCCTGTGCTTTTGAAACAGCCTGAAGACAGCAATCTGAATCTACCTGTTTGGGATCCACGA GTGAATCCGTCAGACCGGTACCACCTGATGCCCATCATCACGCCAGCCTACCCCCAGCAGAACTCTACCTACAACGTCTCCTCTTCCACACGCACCATCATGAGTGAGGAGTTCAAATACG GTCTCAGTGTTACAGATGACATCCTTCAGGGGAAAACCGACTGGTCCAAACTGTTCCAGCCACCCAACTTCTTCCTGAAGTACAA GCATTATATTGTTCTGACTGCCAGTGCATCCACAGAAGAAAACCAATTAGAATG GATTGGTCTGGTGGAGTCTAAGATCCGTGTCCTGGTGGGGAACCTGGAGAGGAATGAGTACATCACCCTGGCACACGTCAACCCCACATCCTTCCCCGGGAACAAGGAGAGCTGTAGCGA GAACGAGTTTGTCTCCATGTGGTTCATTGGAATCATCTTCAAGAAAGTGGAGAACGCAGAGAGCGTCAACATCGACCTGACCTACGACATCCAGTCCTTCACAGATACAG TTTACAGGCAGGCCAACAACATCAACATGCTGAAGGATGGGATGAAGATCGAAGCGACACACGTGAAGAAGAAGCAGCTCCACCAGTACCTTCCTGTTGAGCTGGtgcagaggaagaagagg AGCATAGTGGAGCTGAACCGGAACTCCAACGGCGGTAGTTCCAAGCGGTCCTCTCTCGACGGCAGTCAGCTGGACAGTTCCAGAGACACTGACTCCGGGACTCCCTTCAGCTCTCCCACCTCCGTCTGCAAACCGTCCAGGCCGGCCGCCTCAGACACAGACGACAG TTTGACACCCCCCAAGCTGCCAGCTTCTCTGTTTGTGGAGAACAGCTCCTCGGTGCCAGACGTCTCTCCACCCAGGGCCGATCAGGAGAAGGGGTTGTCCATCCCCGTCATTGGATCAA agTCCAAGCCCTCTGCCCCAACGGGCCCAGTCGGTAGCACCATTCCTACAGTAGTGGGTAGGAGCGTGGTCTCTCTCAGcactacagagcagaaccagaaCGGATCCAAGAGACTCCACTCCCCTACGCTGGAGGATCAGTCCAAGAGGCTGAAAGACAGTGCAGAGCCA CTGGCTGATGTCTTGACCTTCAAGGAGCCGTTCCCTCCGTCTGGCGACGGCAGGGAGCAAGGGGACGGAGTCCAAGTG GTGAGTCCTTCAGCAGGCAGCACCATTCCTACAGTAGTAGGCAGGAGCGTTGTACCCTGCCTGGGCTCCTCTAGAGATACATCCAGCCCGACAGAGCAGAACCAGAACGGAGCCACCGCTGCAGCCAAGAGACCTCACTCCCCCACACAGGACGGACCCCCCAAGAGGATACGAGACCCTGCAGATCTG ctggTGTCCGGTGATGACTCTGATTTCAAGGAGCCGTTCCCTTTGTCTAGCGACGGCCAGGAGCAAGGGGACGGAGTGAACGTC GAAAGTCTTGGAGGGGTAAAGGCTATGCCTATTCCAACTATCGACACATCAAGAACACAG AGACTTCCCAGTATGGAGCTGCCAGACGTGACCTCTCCCCTCCCCAGCAGTAACCACCAGCGGGTGGTTAAGAACTCCATCAGACTAGCCCTGAACAGGCACAGGTAA
- the LOC109877640 gene encoding poly(A) polymerase gamma isoform X2, protein MKEMSANSNSMHGGQQPQKHYGITSSISMAFPREVDHQYTHKLSEAMKPFGVFEDEDELNHRLAVLGKLNTFVKEWIAEISETKNLPPSAITNVGGKIFTFGSYRLGVHTKGADIDALCVSPRHVERTDFFDSFFAKLKLHEEIKDLRAVEDAFVPVIKFKFDGIEIDLLFARLALQSIPDNLDLRGDSHLRNLDIRCIRSLNGCRVTDEILYLVPNKENFRLTLRAIKLWAKRRGIYSNMLGFLGGVSWAMLVARTCQLYPNAVAATLVHKFFLVFSKWEWPNPVLLKQPEDSNLNLPVWDPRVNPSDRYHLMPIITPAYPQQNSTYNVSSSTRTIMSEEFKYGLSVTDDILQGKTDWSKLFQPPNFFLKYKHYIVLTASASTEENQLEWIGLVESKIRVLVGNLERNEYITLAHVNPTSFPGNKESCSENEFVSMWFIGIIFKKVENAESVNIDLTYDIQSFTDTVYRQANNINMLKDGMKIEATHVKKKQLHQYLPVELVQRKKRSIVELNRNSNGGSSKRSSLDGSQLDSSRDTDSGTPFSSPTSVCKPSRPAASDTDDSLTPPKLPANYLVLSRAV, encoded by the exons ATGAAAGAAATGTCAGC GAACAGTAACAGTATGCATGGCGGGCAGCAGCCTCAGAAACACTATGGCATTACCTCATCCATTAGCATGGCCTTCCCCAGGGAGGTGGACCATCAGTACACACACAAGCTCAGCGAGGCCATGAAACCCTTTGGGGTGTTTGAGGATGAGGACGAACTCAACCACAG ACTCGCAGTTCTTGGGAAGTTGAATACATTTGTCAAGGAATGGATTGCCGAGATCAGTGAAACGAAG AACCTCCCACCATCGGCGATAACCAATGTGGGGGGAAAGATCTTCACCTTTGGGTCTTACCGGCTTGGAGTTCACACTAAAG GGGCGGATATTGATGCCTTGTGTGTATCGCCGAGACATGTGGAGAGGACAGACTTCTTCGACTCATTCTTTGCAAAGCTCAAACTGCACGAAGAGATTAAAGACCTACGG GCGGTGGAGGATGCCTTTGTACCTGTGATCAAATTCAAGTTCGACGGCATCGAG ATTGACCTGCTGTTTGCGCGTCTGGCTCTGCAGTCCATCCCAGATAACCTGGATCTGAGAGGAGACTCCCACCTGAGGAACCTGGACATCCGCTGCATCCGCAGCCTCAATG gctgCAGAGTGACAGATGAGATCCTGTACTTGGTACCAAACAAGGAGAACTTCAGACTAACCCTGAGGGCTATCAAGCTGTGGGCCAAAC GCCGTGGGATCTACTCCAACATGTTGGGCTTCCTGGGTGGAGTCTCCTGGGCCATGCTGGTAGCCAGGACCTGCCAGCTCTACCCCAACGCTGTGGCCGCCACTCTCGTACACAAGTTCTTCCTCGTCTTCTCCAAATG GGAATGGCCAAATCCTGTGCTTTTGAAACAGCCTGAAGACAGCAATCTGAATCTACCTGTTTGGGATCCACGA GTGAATCCGTCAGACCGGTACCACCTGATGCCCATCATCACGCCAGCCTACCCCCAGCAGAACTCTACCTACAACGTCTCCTCTTCCACACGCACCATCATGAGTGAGGAGTTCAAATACG GTCTCAGTGTTACAGATGACATCCTTCAGGGGAAAACCGACTGGTCCAAACTGTTCCAGCCACCCAACTTCTTCCTGAAGTACAA GCATTATATTGTTCTGACTGCCAGTGCATCCACAGAAGAAAACCAATTAGAATG GATTGGTCTGGTGGAGTCTAAGATCCGTGTCCTGGTGGGGAACCTGGAGAGGAATGAGTACATCACCCTGGCACACGTCAACCCCACATCCTTCCCCGGGAACAAGGAGAGCTGTAGCGA GAACGAGTTTGTCTCCATGTGGTTCATTGGAATCATCTTCAAGAAAGTGGAGAACGCAGAGAGCGTCAACATCGACCTGACCTACGACATCCAGTCCTTCACAGATACAG TTTACAGGCAGGCCAACAACATCAACATGCTGAAGGATGGGATGAAGATCGAAGCGACACACGTGAAGAAGAAGCAGCTCCACCAGTACCTTCCTGTTGAGCTGGtgcagaggaagaagagg AGCATAGTGGAGCTGAACCGGAACTCCAACGGCGGTAGTTCCAAGCGGTCCTCTCTCGACGGCAGTCAGCTGGACAGTTCCAGAGACACTGACTCCGGGACTCCCTTCAGCTCTCCCACCTCCGTCTGCAAACCGTCCAGGCCGGCCGCCTCAGACACAGACGACAG TTTGACACCCCCCAAGCTGCCAGCCAATTATCTTGTTCTGTCCCGTGCAGTTTGA
- the LOC109876046 gene encoding actin-related protein 2-A-like isoform X2, with product MDSQGRKVVVCDNGTGFVKCGYAGSNFPEHIFPALVGRPIIRSTAKVGNIEIKDLMVGDEASELRSMLEVNYPMENGIVRNWDDMKHLWDYTFGPEKLNIDSRNCKILLTEPPMNPTKNREKIIEVMFETYQFSGVYIAIQAVLTLYAQGLLTGVVVDSGDGVTHICPVYEGFSLPHLTRRLDIAGRDITRYLIKLLLLRGYAFNHSADFETVRMMKEKLCYVGYNIEQEQKLALETTVLVESYQLPDGRVIKVGGERFEAPEALFQPHLINVEGVGVAELLFNTIHAADIDTRSEFYKHIVLSGGSTMYPGLPSRLERELKQLYLERVLKGDVDKLSKFKIRIEDPPRRKHMVFLGGAVLADIMKDKDNFWLTREEYQEKGVRVLEKLGVTVR from the exons ATGGATAGCCAGGGAAGGAAAGTGGTGGTTTGTGACAATGGAACCGGG tttgtGAAGTGTGGCTATGCAGGCTCCAACTTCCCCGAGCACATCTTCCCTGCCTTGGTGGGCAGGCCAATCATTCGCTCCACAGCCAAAGTGGGCAACATTGAGATTAAG GACCTGATGGTGGGCGACGAGGCCAGCGAGCTGCGCTCCATGCTAGAGGTCAACTACCCCATGGAGAACGGCATCGTCAGGAACTGGGACGACATGAAGCACCTGTGGGACTACACCTTCGGGCCTGAGAAGCTCAACATCGACTCCAGGAACTGCAAGATCCTGCTCACCGAGCCGCCCATGAACCCCACCAAGAACCGAGAGAAGATCATTGAG GTGATGTTTGAGACGTATCAGTTCTCAGGGGTCTACATTGCTATCCAGGCTGTGCTGACGCTCTACGCCCAAG GCCTGCTGACAGGTGTTGTGGTGGACTCTGGGGACGGTGTGACACACATCTGTCCGGTGTACGAGGGCTTCAGCTTGCCCCATCTGACACGACGCCTGGACATCGCTGGGAGGGACATAACCCGCTACCTCATTAAG CTGTTGTTGCTGAGAGGCTATGCGTTCAACCACTCGGCGGACTTTGAGACGGTGCGTATGATGAAGGAGAAGCTGTGCTACGTGGGTTACAACATCGAACAGGAGCAGAAACTGGCTCTGGAGACCACCGTGCTGGTCGAGTCCTACCAG ctcccAGACGGCAGGGTGATCAAGGTGGGAGGGGAGCGTTTCGAGGCTCCAGAGGCTTTGTTCCAGCCCCATCTCATCAACGTAGAGGGAGTCGGGGTGGCAGAGCTGCTCTTCAACACTATCCATGCAGCAGACATCGACACcag gtCTGAGTTCTATAAACACATAGTGTTGTCAGGTGGATCCACCATGTATCCAGGTCTTCCATCTCGACTAGAGAGGGAGCTCAAACAGCTCTACCTGGAACGCGTGCTGAAAGGCGACGTGGACAAACTCTCG AAATTTAAGATCCGCATCGAGGACCCGCCGCGGCGTAAGCACATGGTGTTCCTGGGCGGGGCCGTGCTGGCGGACATCATGAAGGACAAAGATAACTTCTGGCTGACCAGGGAGGAGTACCAGGAGAAAGGTGTCAGGGTGCTGGAGAAACTGGGAGTCACTGTCAGATAA